The genomic interval GAGCTCCTGGGCTTCGTTGGTCGCCACCAGGAGGCTCCCCCAGAGCGGCGCTTCCTTCCCGAGGGCGGAGACCACGATCTCGGTCGGCTCGAGCAGGATGCGCCCGACGATGCGGCGCACGTCGTGAAGGAAGGGCTTCCCCTTCGCGACCACGGCTCCTCCCAGGACGATGAGGGAGGGGTCGAGGACGACGCTCAAATTCGCGGTCGCGATGCCGATCAGCGTGGCCACCTCGTCCAGCGCTCTGCGTGCCTGGCCGTCGCCCACCTCGGCGGCATCGAACAGTTCGGCAACCCAGCGCTCCGGGTCGCTCCCCGCTCCGGGTGGCCAGCGGGAGGCGAGGGCCTTGAGGCCGGCCAGGCTCTCCAGGGATCCCTGGGTCTTCTCCTCCCCGCCCACAAACTGGGGTCCCATGCACATGAGGCCGATCTCGCCCGCCAGGGAGTGATGCCCCCGGTGCAATTCGCCATCCATGAGGATGCCGGCGCCGATCCCCGTTCCCACGGAGATGAAAGCGCACGTACTGTGACCGACGGCGGCCCCCCGCCAGTGCTCCCCCAGGATGGCCAAGTTGACGTCATTCTCGACCACCACGGGAGCGCCGAGAGCCCGCCTCAGAATCTCCCGCATGGGTACCTGGGACCAGCCCTGCAGGTTGGAGGCCAGGGTCACGACACCCCGTTCCCGATCCACGGCTCCGGGAGCCCCCGCCCCCACCGCAACGAGGCGCCCCCGGGGAATCTGCGCCTCCGCCAGCAGCTCCTTCACGTCCTCCGCGAGCCGTGTGAGGAGGGCGGCGGGGTCGAGACCCACCGGAGTCGGCACCACCCGATGGGCGAGCCGTGCGCCCCGCAGGTCGGCCACGGCCAGCCGCGTGCGGGTGGGGCCGAGATCGATACCGGCCACGAAGCCGTGGCTGGTGTTGAACTCCATGGATGTGGGTCGTCGGCCTCCGCGGGAGGCGCTGGTGCCGAGGTCCCGGACCAGGCCGCTCCGGATCAGCTGGGAGGCGAGGCTGCCCACGGTGGGGGCGGAGAGGCCGGTAGCCTGGATAAGCTCCGCGCGGGTGAAGGGCTCGTGTCGGTCCATGGCGATGGCCAGGACGCGCTCGAGGTTCAGGCGCCGAATGTCGCCGGCGTTGCCAACGCCCGTCCGTGTGCGGAGCCCGAGCGAACGGACAGCTCTGGGTGCCATCTTCGGTAAGGAGTTTACGAAAGTCGCGACTGCTTTGGCAACGGCGGCCTCACGTCCTTCCCTCCCGAGGATCAAGGGCACCCGTCGATCTCTGAGACTCGCCGGTCCGGGTGGCTGAAAGCCGCCCCCACTCGTGAGCCGAAGTGCAATTGATACATAAACTTAGCGGTGCCACCGCTCGGGAGGGACCGATCAAAATCCCATCCCGGTCAGCCCGGGATGAGCGTCTTAACCCGTATCGTTGACTCGGAGAGGTTCAGCCGGGAAGAGCACGGGAACGACTCTCGATGCTATAAGGAAGGATCTCGTCAGACCAAACAGGAGGTGCCTCTCCATGATCCGGTCCGCGTGCCTTCCCTGGCTCCTGGCCGCCGGTGGCCTCACCCTGGCGTCGCCCTCTGGGGCGGCCACGGTTCCGGGCGATCGACGGCCCCTGAAAACGGGCTGGATGCTCCAGTCGTCAGCGAAGGTTCCCGAGACCGGGGCCGCCCTGTCGATGCCGGGCTACCGGCCGGAGGGCTGGCACCCGGCCCTCGTTCCGGGCACGGTTCTCGCGACGCTCGTTGAGAACAAGGTCTACCCCGACCCCTACTTCGGATCCAACCTGAGGTCCATTCCCGGTGCCGAGTATCCGATCGGGCAGAACTTCTCGAACCTCCCGATGCCGGCGGAAAGCCCGTTTCGGCCCTCCTGGTGGTACCGCACAGAATTTGAGGTCCCCGCCGTGGGCCGGACCCTCTGGCTGCATTTCGATGGGATCAACTACCGCGCGAACGTGTGGCTGAACGGCCAGCTCGTGGCGGGCGCCAATGAGGTCGCGGGGGCCTACCGGCGTTACGAGTTCGACGTGACCCGCTTCGCCAAACCGCGGAGCGCCCTCGCCGTGGAGGTCTTTGCCCCCGAGCCGAGCGACCTGGCCATCACCTGGGTGGATTGGAATCCGGCCCCTCCCGACAAGGACATGGGAATCTGGGGCGACGTCTATCTGACCGACAGCGGTCCGCTCGCCCTCCGCCACCCGCAGGTCGTCACCCGCTTCGACCTTCCGTCCTTGGAGACCGCCCACCTGACGATTACCGCCGAGGTGCGGAACACCACCAACCAGCCGATGAAGGGGACGGTGCGGGGTGCGATCGAGGCCATCCACTTCTCGCAGCCGGTGGCCCTGGGCCCCCGGGAGAGCACGAGTGTTCGCTTCACGCCCGAGCAGGCGCCCTCCCTAAGCGTCGCCCACCCGCGGGTGTGGTGGCCGTACCGGCTGGGAACTCCGAATCTCTACACCCTCGCCCTCGAGGTCGAGGCGGGAGGGGCGACCTCCGACCGGCAGGAGGTGCGGTTCGGCATGCAGCAGATCACTTCCGAGCTGACGGAGGGCGGTCACCGCCTCTTCAAGGTCAACGGAAAGCCCCTCCTCGTCCGCGGGGGGGGATGGGCCTCCGACCTGATGCTGCGCCCGTCGGCTTCCCGTTGGGAGGCTGAGCTCCGCTACGTGAGGGAGATGGGCCTCAACACCATCCGT from Vicinamibacteria bacterium carries:
- a CDS encoding ROK family protein → MAPRAVRSLGLRTRTGVGNAGDIRRLNLERVLAIAMDRHEPFTRAELIQATGLSAPTVGSLASQLIRSGLVRDLGTSASRGGRRPTSMEFNTSHGFVAGIDLGPTRTRLAVADLRGARLAHRVVPTPVGLDPAALLTRLAEDVKELLAEAQIPRGRLVAVGAGAPGAVDRERGVVTLASNLQGWSQVPMREILRRALGAPVVVENDVNLAILGEHWRGAAVGHSTCAFISVGTGIGAGILMDGELHRGHHSLAGEIGLMCMGPQFVGGEEKTQGSLESLAGLKALASRWPPGAGSDPERWVAELFDAAEVGDGQARRALDEVATLIGIATANLSVVLDPSLIVLGGAVVAKGKPFLHDVRRIVGRILLEPTEIVVSALGKEAPLWGSLLVATNEAQELLRRRLRQAWATP
- a CDS encoding glycosyl hydrolase family 2; amino-acid sequence: MIRSACLPWLLAAGGLTLASPSGAATVPGDRRPLKTGWMLQSSAKVPETGAALSMPGYRPEGWHPALVPGTVLATLVENKVYPDPYFGSNLRSIPGAEYPIGQNFSNLPMPAESPFRPSWWYRTEFEVPAVGRTLWLHFDGINYRANVWLNGQLVAGANEVAGAYRRYEFDVTRFAKPRSALAVEVFAPEPSDLAITWVDWNPAPPDKDMGIWGDVYLTDSGPLALRHPQVVTRFDLPSLETAHLTITAEVRNTTNQPMKGTVRGAIEAIHFSQPVALGPRESTSVRFTPEQAPSLSVAHPRVWWPYRLGTPNLYTLALEVEAGGATSDRQEVRFGMQQITSELTEGGHRLFKVNGKPLLVRGGGWASDLMLRPSASRWEAELRYVREMGLNTIRLEGKLENDALFDLADRHGILVMAGWCCCDHWEQWPRWEAEDEAIAAASLRDQLRRLARHPSVFDWMYGSDNPPPPKIEQIYLKVIKEVEWPNPFHSSATAKPTPGAGPTGVKMTGPYEYV